The sequence GCTTCACGGCCGGCGTCACCACCGGCTATCTCAGCTACAGCTTCGTGCACCACGTGCTGCACCACTGGCACCCGCCGCACGATTCCTACCTGTACAGGGTCAAGCGCCGGCACGCCCTCCATCATCACAGCGGCGACGAAGGCAATTTCGGCGTCACGACGCTGTTTTGGGATCACGTCTTCGGAACGACGCTGCCGAAGCGGCGCTAGGCAGCTAGGGCCGCAGGGAATTCACCAGACACGCAGAGAGATAGCCGGCTAGACAGGCGGGAGGTGCAGACCGCGCTGCGGCCTACCTGATATCGAGCCCCCTACTCTCCGAAACCCCCGCGGCTGCGGCATACATGCCAACGTGGAATCAAGATGCGCATTTTTGGAATAATCGGCACGATCTGCGCACTTTTTGGATCACTCTTGTCACCGGCAGAGGCTCAACCAGTGGCAAGACAAGCAGAGCAGGCACTCATCATCCATCTGCCATTTGCCAATGCAGCTCATCCAGCAGAACGCCGAGCCATGGAAGAGCTTGGCGAACAACTAGCCCATGTGATCACCTCCAACGGCTTGGGAGAGTTTGACGGAGATGAATGGGGTGAAGGATGGTACATCTTCTTCATGTACGGCGAGAGCGCGGATAGGCTCTTCGATGCCGTTGGTCCAATAGTTGCGTCGAGCCCGTTATCCCGGGGAGGTCATGCAGTTCGACGATATGGCCCCGCCGACGCCCCAGACGCTCCTCAGGTCACGACGTCGTTTCACTAGAATACGCAGCCGAACTGGCCCGTCGGAATAACGCGGCTAACTCAGCCGTCATTCGCCGAGCTGAGCTCTTCCGGGCGCTTGCCCTCGTCGATATGGTTGCGCTGGAGCCGCACGCCGGGCCCGCCCTCGAGCATCTGGCCCTCGTCCTCGAAGATGATGCCGGCAGCCTGAAGCGTGTCCCGCAGCGTCTCGTAGACGTGCGGCGGCACGACCTCGCCGGCATCGAAGCGCAGCGCCGCATCAGCCGGAACACCCGCATGCCGCGCCAGATCCTCGACGCTCCAGCCAAGACCCGCCAGCGCCATCCTGCATTGAAGGACATTCATGTCGGCTCACCACTCCTTGTTGTCGTCGGGCCAGTAGACCATCCGCCCGCCCGCTGGGCAATCAACCGCGCGGACGCCGGGACGTTCCCGTATAAGTCGGGCAAGGCCGTGGGTCTGGCAAGGTCCGGAAACGAACAAGGCCGCCAGTCAGAGACTGGCGGCCTTGTCGAAGATGGTGGGTGCACTAGGGATCGAACCTAGGACAAGCTGATTAAGAGTCAGCTGCTCTACCAACTGAGCTATGCACCCATTCGCTGACATTACAGAGCGAAAACAAGAAGGCTCTGGAACCCGCGAACGGTCGGTAATTTGGTGGGTGCACTAGGGATCGAACCTAGGACAAGCTGATTAAGAGTCAGCTGCTCTACCAACTGAGCTATGCACCCATTCCGTGGCGGCCTCGAAGCCTTCGCCGCGACGCCCGGAACGAGGCGGTATGTAGCAAAGCGCTCCCGGCCTGTCCAGCCGCCCTTTCAATGGACTGTGGAAATCTTCGAAAGCCAGGCGGCGAGCCGCGGGAAACTGTCATTCTCCCGTCATGCGCGCTCGGTCTATTGCCGGCAATCCTTGGCGCTTTCCGCCCCGGACCTCTCTGAAATGATTGAGGAAACCATGCTCAAGCCGATCCTGCGCAGCGCGCTCGCAGCCAGCCTCCTGGCGGGCACCGCCCTCGCCTCCCACGCCGCGGAAAACTTCAACCGCATCGCGACCTTCCATGTCGTCGACAACCTGCCTGCCGATGCCGACGCGAAGAAGAAGACGGTCGCCGAGATCATCACCGCGACCGCCGACGGCAAGACGCTGGTCTATACCGACAGCCCCGGCGAGCGTATCGGCCTGATCGACATAACCGATCCGAAGGCCCCCAAGCCGGCCGGCACCGTCGCTCTCGGCGGCGAGCCGACCTCGACCGTCGTCGCCAACGGCTTCGCCCTGGTCGGCGTCGTCACCTCCAAGTCGAAGAGCGAGCCCTCGGGCCATCTCGCCATCGTCGACCTCGCCTCCAAGACCGTGAAGGCTACCTGTGATCTCTCCGGCCAGCCGGATTCGCTCGCCAAGAGCCCGGACGGCAAATTCCTCGCCATCGCGATCGAGAATGAGCGCGACGAGGACATCAACGAAGGCGCCATCCCGCAGCTGCCGGGCGGCAACCTGACCAGCTTCGCGATCGGCGCCGATGGTTCCGTCGACTGCGCCAGCAAGACGGTCATCGACGTCACGGGCCTTGCCGACATCGCCCCGACCGATCCCGAGCCGGAATTCGTCGATATCAACGACAAGAACCAGGTTGTTCTCACCCTGCAGGAGAACAACCACATCGTCATCGCCGACCTCGCCACCGGAAAGGTCGTGAAGCATTTTTCGGCCGGCACCGTCGATCTCGATGGCATCGACGTGAAGAAGGACGGCGTGATCGGCCTTTCCGGCAAGATGGAAAAGGTCGCTCGCGAGCCGGACGGCGTGCAATGGATCGACAATGAGCGGTTCTTCACCGCCAATGAGGGCGACTGGAAGGGCGGCTCGCGCGGCTTCTCGATCTTCAACATCGACGGCACGCTCGATTATGACTCGGGCACCGCGCTCGAATACGAGACCGTCCGCCTCGGCCACTACCCGGAAAAGCGCAACAAGAAGGGCAACGAGCCGGAAGGCGCCGAAGTCGGCACCTTCGGCGCCGACAAGCTGATCTTCGTCGGCTCCGAGCGGGCCTCGCTGGTCGGCGTCTACAAGGACGAGGGCGCCGGTAAGGCCCCAACCTTCCTGCAGGCGCTGCCGGGCGGCATCGGCCCGGAAGGCCTGCTCGCCATCCCCTCGCGCAACCTGTTCGTGACGGCCGCCGAAAACGATCTGCGCGAGGACGGCCTGATCGGCTCCGTCGTGACGATCTATGAGCGCAGCGACGCGCCGGCCGCCTACCCGACCCTCGTCTCGGCCGACAAGAACGGCAAGCCGATCGGCTGGGCCGCCCTCTCGGGCACGGTTGCCGACGCCAAGGAGGTCGGCAAGCTCTACGCCGTCATCGACAGCGCGCAGAAGATCGGCCGCATCCTGACCATCGACGCCACCCAGACCCCGGCCCTCATCACCGACGAGATGACGGTCACCAAGGATGGCAAGCCGGTCGAGAACCTCGACCTCGAAGGCATCGCGCTTTCGAGCGATGGCGGCTTCTGGCTCGCCTCGGAAGGCAATCCCGAGCGCGAAAAGAACAAGACGCAGTCCTCCCTCGTCCGCGTCGACGCCAAGGGCGTGGTTCAGGAAGAGATCGCCCTGCCCGAGGCGCTGGCGCAGCACGCCACCCGCTTCGGCTTTGAAGGCGTGACGGTGGTCGGCACCGGTGCGGACGAGACGGTCTGGGTGGCCGTGCAGCGCGAATGGAAAGACGATCCCAAGGGCTTCACCAAGCTCCTCGCCTACAAGCCTGCGTCGAAGGAATGGGCGGCCGTGCTCTACCCGCTCGACAAGGCGGAAAAGGGCTGGGTCGGCCTGTCCGAGCTGACCGCCGTTCCCGGCGGCCTCGTCGCCATCGAGCGCGACAACCAGATCGGCCGCGACGCGAAGATCAAGAAGCTGACCTTCGTCTCGCTGGACGGCGTCAAGCCGGCGCCGCTCGGCGGCGAGCTGCCCAAGGTCGCCAAGGAAGACCTCTACGACCTGCTGCCGGCCCTGCAGGCGACGAATGGCTACGTCCTCGACAAGATCGAGAGCTTCGCCATCGACGCCGCCGGCAATGGCTATGCGATCACCGACAATGACGGCGTCGACGACCATTCCGGCGAGACGCAGTTCCTCCGCCTGGATTTCTCCCTGCCGGAATAAGACGGCATTCGGATCGACGGAAACGGCGTCCTGCGAAAGCAGGGCGCCGTTTCGCTGCTGGGGACGCTATTTCACTCGGCGGGGACGGATTCCAGGGCTGGCCCAAAGCTCCGCCATCATCCTGAGTTGCCCGGCGAAGCCGGGCCTCGAAGGAGGGTCCAGTGACCACGCAGGCCGGGCACGATCGTATGCGGCGAGAGGCGTCACGCTGGATCCTCCTTCGAGGCTTCGCTCTCGCGAAGCGCCTCAGGATGATGGCGGAGCAACCGTCGTTGAAGGCCCCTATCCGCGAAAGTGCCGTCACAAACGAAAACGGCCGCGTCATCGACGCGGCCGTTGGCATTCAAACGTCACCCGATCAGGCGTTAACGGCCTGGGCGTGCTGGCGCTGGCGCTTCACCGTCAGCTTGTTCAGGCTGGAGAGATACGCCTTGGCCGAGGCAACCATCGTATCCGGGTCGGCGCCCTTGCCGGTGACCGACTTGCCGTCTTCCTCGAGCCGGACCGAAACCTCGGCCTGCGCGTCGGTGCCTTCGGTGACCGCGTGCACCTGATAGAGCGACAGCGTCGCCTCATGCGGCACGATCGCCTTGATCGCGTTGAAGATCGCGTCGACCGGGCCGTTGCCGGAGACTTCCTTGGTGACGTGCGAACCCTCGACGTCGAGGCTGATGATCGCCTTGGCGGCGCCGCCGGTGCCGGCGATGACGGTCAGCGACAACAGGCGAATCGATTCGGCGGCGGTAGCGACCTCGTCGCCGATCAGCGCCTCGATGTCCTCGTCATAGACATGCTTCTTGCGGTCCGCCAAATCCTTGAAGCGCTTGAAAGCGTCTTCCAGGGCATTGTCGCCGACCTCGTAGCCCAATTCCTTCAGCTTCTCGCGGAAAGCATGGCGGCCCGAATGCTTGCCCATCACGAGCGAGGTCGCCTTCACGCCGACGCTCTCCGGCGTCATGATCTCGTAGGTCTCGGCGTTCTTCAGCATGCCGTCCTGGTGGATGCCGCTTTCATGCGCGAAGGCGTTCCGGCCGACGATCGCCTTGTTGTACTGGACCGGGAAAGCCGAGACGTTCGAGACCATCTTCGAAGCGCGGGTCAGCATGGTCGCGTCGATATTGGTGTCATAGGGCATGACATCGCGGCGGGTGCGGATCGCCATGACGATCTCTTCCAGCGCCGCATTGCCGGCGCGCTCGCCGAGGCCGTTGATCGTGCATTCGATCTGGCGGGCACCGCCAGCGATACCCGCCAGCGAATTGGCGACGGCCAGGCCCAGATCGTTATGGCAATGGGTGGAGAAGATCGCCTTGTCGGAATTGGGAACGCGCTCGATCACCTGGCGGAACATGGCCGCATATTCTTCCGGCACGGCATAGCCGACCGTATCGGGCAGGTTGATCGTCGTGGCGCCGGCCTTGATGGCGGCGTCGACGCAGCGGACCAGATATTCGATCGGCGTACGGGTGGCGTCCATCGCGGACCACTCGACGTCCTCGACCAGGTTGCGCGCCTGCGCAACCGTGGCGGCGATGATGTCGAGCACCTGCTCCTCGGTCTTGCGCATCTGATGCGCCAGATGGATGGGCGAGGTCGAGACGAAGGTGTGGATGCGCGAACGCTTGGCGACGCGGACCGCCTCGCCGGCGCGGATGATGTCGCCGGAAATCGCGCGGGCGAGGCCGGCGATGGTGACATTGTCACCGGCGCGCTTGGCGATCTCGTGCACGGCCTCGAAATCGCCCTGGCTGGCGATCGGGAAGCCGGCTTCGATCACGTCGACGCCCATGTCTTCGAGCAGTTCGGCGACTTCGATCTTTTCTTCGAACGTCATCGAGGCGCCGGGGCACTGCTCGCCGTCGCGCAAGGTCGTGTCGAAGATGACGATCCGGTCCTTGGACGAGGACGAGTTGGCATTCGCGGTCATTCTGGTCTTCCTTATCGGGTGCCCGACGCGCGCATGGCGATCAGGGCATGAATGGCGGAGGTCTTCGCTTTCATTCCCCTGAGTGCCCGCCCGACATGGGGCAGCCGACGCTCAGGGGCGTCTAAGGAGAAGCAGACCACGAAGAGCGGACATGGCACGGCCGGTCGCGTCGGACGCAACCTGGAACCCGGAACCATGAATCGTGAAGAGCCGCACGCTCTCGCCCTCGTTTGCATTCCGCCGGACCGCGCGGCGTCACGCCGGGATCAGACTGCAAGACCCATAGCAAAGGACCCCTATCGGAAGCAAGGCGACAATCGGGCCTTCGCCGTTTCTGTTGCATGGGGATTTGGCGGGTTGCTATAGACCACGCGAAGCAGAGGACCGGGCCCCACCATGACCGTCGACGAAGCCAGGACGCGTGGCGGCCGCCCGTTGCGCATTCTCGATATCAACACGCGCCTGTTCCATCATGCAGCCCCCGACCAGACCGACTTCTTCTGGTCGGGCCGCAAGCCCGGCGGCGCGAACGCGCCCCTGCTCGGCCCCGGCGCCTTCTTCCGCACGATGCGAATGCTGCGCGACGGCGACTATGACCTCGTCGTCGTGGACGGGCCGACGCTTCCCGCCTGGCATCCGCGCACCTGGCTGACGGCGTTGCGCGATTATCACGTGCGCGCGCCCAAGGCGCTGTTCGCCATTGCCGCCACGCGGCTGATGCATCGCTTCCACGACGTCCCCGTGGCGGTGATCGACATCAATGATTCCTTCGGCGTGGGGAAGCACAATTTCCGCCTGATCGACCGCTGCCACAGCTATTTCAAGCGCGAGCTCACCGCCGACAAATGGCAGGTGTTCTTCAAGTCGAGCCATTGGGACCTGCCCGGCCGGCGCTGGCGGCTGAAGAAGAGCTCGCAGCGCCGGATCCACAAGCTGAAGCCGATCCATCTCGGCTATCCCGGCCGGCTCGCCAGCCAGCCGACGACGGTGAAGACGTCGGACGTGTTCTTCGCCGGCGACACGCACCCGAATAGCAGCGTGCGCAGCGAAGGCATCGAGGAATTGCTGGCGCTGCGCAACGAGGGCTACATCATCGACGTGCCGGATGGCCCGCTCGATCGCGCCACCTTCCACCACCGCCTCGCCTCGGCCCGGCTTGCCTGGTCGCCAATGGGCTATGGCTGGGATTGCTACCGCCACTATGAGTCGAGCGAACTCGGCACCGTGCCGGTGATGAACTATCCGACGATCTGCCAGCACAGACCGTTCCGCAATGGCGAGCATTGCTTCTACTATTCGCCCGAACCCGGCGGCCTCTCGCGCGCCGTGCGCGGCGCCCTGCAGGACCCCGACCGCCTCGCCGGCATGGCCGTCGCGGCGCGGGCGTTCACGCTGGAGAACCACACGATCCGCGCCCGCGCGGAATATGTGGTGACTACGGTGCTGGAGCGTTCGCTGGACGGAGAACCAGCGGCGGTGGCGTGAGGGCTGCCGGGTCCGCGAAGAGGAGATCCCTACGTTGACATCGTAGGGGCAGAGGTTCGGTTGCTACGAGGCTGTAAAATCACCCTCACCTCTCCCTGAAGGAGAGGTCGGCGGCCAAAGGCCGGCGGGTGAGGGTTTACGGCCTCCGCAAGCTGGCGCCTCACATCCGCAGCCTTGTCCTGAGGGTTCTCTAACTCCTCGGCCGGAGCTTCGCTCCGACCTCTCCCTCAGGGAGAGGTGAAGAAAGGCTTCCGCCGCCCTCCGCCATCATCCTGAGGCGCTTCGTGTGAGCCGAGCCTCGAAGGAGGCTCCAGCGGAGCGCCCCGAATCTGGAGTCGACGAAATCGGCCTTTGCGCTTTCAAGAGCGATCGCTGAACGCTCCTTCGAGGCCCGGCTTTGCCGGGCACCTCAGGATGATGTTCGAGACACTCAGCAGGCAGGAAAGCA is a genomic window of Kaistia defluvii containing:
- a CDS encoding DNA-binding protein — its product is MNVLQCRMALAGLGWSVEDLARHAGVPADAALRFDAGEVVPPHVYETLRDTLQAAGIIFEDEGQMLEGGPGVRLQRNHIDEGKRPEELSSANDG
- a CDS encoding esterase-like activity of phytase family protein, giving the protein MLKPILRSALAASLLAGTALASHAAENFNRIATFHVVDNLPADADAKKKTVAEIITATADGKTLVYTDSPGERIGLIDITDPKAPKPAGTVALGGEPTSTVVANGFALVGVVTSKSKSEPSGHLAIVDLASKTVKATCDLSGQPDSLAKSPDGKFLAIAIENERDEDINEGAIPQLPGGNLTSFAIGADGSVDCASKTVIDVTGLADIAPTDPEPEFVDINDKNQVVLTLQENNHIVIADLATGKVVKHFSAGTVDLDGIDVKKDGVIGLSGKMEKVAREPDGVQWIDNERFFTANEGDWKGGSRGFSIFNIDGTLDYDSGTALEYETVRLGHYPEKRNKKGNEPEGAEVGTFGADKLIFVGSERASLVGVYKDEGAGKAPTFLQALPGGIGPEGLLAIPSRNLFVTAAENDLREDGLIGSVVTIYERSDAPAAYPTLVSADKNGKPIGWAALSGTVADAKEVGKLYAVIDSAQKIGRILTIDATQTPALITDEMTVTKDGKPVENLDLEGIALSSDGGFWLASEGNPEREKNKTQSSLVRVDAKGVVQEEIALPEALAQHATRFGFEGVTVVGTGADETVWVAVQREWKDDPKGFTKLLAYKPASKEWAAVLYPLDKAEKGWVGLSELTAVPGGLVAIERDNQIGRDAKIKKLTFVSLDGVKPAPLGGELPKVAKEDLYDLLPALQATNGYVLDKIESFAIDAAGNGYAITDNDGVDDHSGETQFLRLDFSLPE
- a CDS encoding 2-isopropylmalate synthase; the encoded protein is MTANANSSSSKDRIVIFDTTLRDGEQCPGASMTFEEKIEVAELLEDMGVDVIEAGFPIASQGDFEAVHEIAKRAGDNVTIAGLARAISGDIIRAGEAVRVAKRSRIHTFVSTSPIHLAHQMRKTEEQVLDIIAATVAQARNLVEDVEWSAMDATRTPIEYLVRCVDAAIKAGATTINLPDTVGYAVPEEYAAMFRQVIERVPNSDKAIFSTHCHNDLGLAVANSLAGIAGGARQIECTINGLGERAGNAALEEIVMAIRTRRDVMPYDTNIDATMLTRASKMVSNVSAFPVQYNKAIVGRNAFAHESGIHQDGMLKNAETYEIMTPESVGVKATSLVMGKHSGRHAFREKLKELGYEVGDNALEDAFKRFKDLADRKKHVYDEDIEALIGDEVATAAESIRLLSLTVIAGTGGAAKAIISLDVEGSHVTKEVSGNGPVDAIFNAIKAIVPHEATLSLYQVHAVTEGTDAQAEVSVRLEEDGKSVTGKGADPDTMVASAKAYLSSLNKLTVKRQRQHAQAVNA
- a CDS encoding glycosyltransferase, coding for MTVDEARTRGGRPLRILDINTRLFHHAAPDQTDFFWSGRKPGGANAPLLGPGAFFRTMRMLRDGDYDLVVVDGPTLPAWHPRTWLTALRDYHVRAPKALFAIAATRLMHRFHDVPVAVIDINDSFGVGKHNFRLIDRCHSYFKRELTADKWQVFFKSSHWDLPGRRWRLKKSSQRRIHKLKPIHLGYPGRLASQPTTVKTSDVFFAGDTHPNSSVRSEGIEELLALRNEGYIIDVPDGPLDRATFHHRLASARLAWSPMGYGWDCYRHYESSELGTVPVMNYPTICQHRPFRNGEHCFYYSPEPGGLSRAVRGALQDPDRLAGMAVAARAFTLENHTIRARAEYVVTTVLERSLDGEPAAVA